A window from Malacoplasma iowae encodes these proteins:
- the ytpR gene encoding YtpR family tRNA-binding protein, giving the protein MINIFYNKKNLKDTMVISIKNLKPTEIETNDDYSILRNNNEIVGINLFNISKKNKINEGYLKFDDEIKNLILKTTKLDLSKYYEPQFVVGKVIECTPIQNTHLHLCKVDTKKEILQIVCGAKNVKQDLFVVVAKENTCMPSGMTIIKNKLQGHESCGMLCSEKELQNNPNIESKGILIIDESKNPWGSEYTNHFSNI; this is encoded by the coding sequence ATGATTAATATTTTTTATAATAAAAAAAATTTAAAAGATACAATGGTAATTTCAATTAAAAATTTAAAACCAACAGAAATTGAAACAAATGACGATTATTCAATTTTAAGAAATAACAATGAAATAGTTGGTATCAATCTTTTTAATATATCAAAAAAAAATAAAATTAATGAAGGTTATTTAAAATTTGATGATGAAATTAAAAATCTAATTTTAAAAACAACAAAATTAGATTTATCAAAATATTATGAACCTCAATTTGTTGTTGGAAAAGTTATAGAATGTACACCAATTCAAAACACTCATTTACATCTGTGTAAAGTAGACACAAAAAAAGAGATTCTACAAATTGTTTGTGGCGCCAAAAATGTTAAACAAGATCTATTTGTAGTAGTTGCTAAAGAAAATACATGTATGCCAAGTGGTATGACAATTATCAAAAACAAACTACAAGGTCACGAATCTTGTGGAATGTTATGTAGCGAAAAAGAACTTCAAAATAATCCAAATATAGAATCAAAGGGAATTTTAATTATTGATGAAAGTAAAAATCCATGAGGTTCTGAATACACTAATCATTTTTCAAATATTTAA
- the ispG gene encoding flavodoxin-dependent (E)-4-hydroxy-3-methylbut-2-enyl-diphosphate synthase, with translation MNTIRQNTKKVFVKNIQIGGNNNVIIQSMTNTKTHDVEKTLEQINRMVKAGCQLVRVAVLDDTDAQALKEIVEKSPCPIIADIHFNPYLAIKALHANVAKIRLNPGNIKDENQLKEIIKLANEKNVPIRVGVNSGSLPDDLMKKYGVTAEAMILAAKRYVNLFESNGFNNIVVSLKATNALLTIQAYKLAAKEFKYPLHLGITESGSIFNGTIKSCAGLGVLLYEGIGNTIRISLTGDPVEEVKVCKKLLNSFGLFQNMVDVISCPTCGRLQFDLESVVKEIEEYTKKMDFPLKVAILGCAVNGPGEAKEADIGIAGGKGTGIIFENGKIIKSVKEELLVPELKKIIDKKHKEFMENKKG, from the coding sequence AACAATGTTATCATACAGTCAATGACAAATACCAAAACCCATGATGTTGAAAAAACATTAGAACAAATCAACAGAATGGTAAAAGCTGGTTGTCAATTAGTAAGAGTTGCAGTCTTAGATGACACAGATGCACAAGCATTAAAAGAAATAGTAGAAAAATCTCCATGTCCAATTATTGCAGACATACATTTTAATCCATATCTTGCAATAAAAGCTTTACATGCGAATGTTGCAAAAATTAGATTAAACCCAGGAAATATAAAAGATGAAAATCAATTGAAAGAAATAATAAAATTAGCAAATGAAAAAAATGTACCCATAAGAGTTGGAGTTAATAGTGGTTCATTACCAGATGATCTAATGAAAAAATATGGTGTTACAGCTGAAGCTATGATACTTGCAGCAAAAAGATATGTTAATTTATTTGAGTCAAATGGTTTTAACAATATAGTTGTCTCTTTAAAGGCAACTAATGCATTATTAACAATTCAAGCATATAAACTTGCAGCAAAAGAATTTAAATATCCATTACATTTAGGAATAACAGAATCTGGTTCTATTTTTAATGGAACAATAAAATCTTGTGCGGGACTTGGAGTTTTATTATATGAAGGAATTGGTAATACAATTAGAATTTCTTTAACAGGAGATCCTGTTGAAGAGGTAAAAGTATGTAAGAAGTTGCTTAATTCATTTGGACTTTTCCAAAATATGGTTGATGTAATTTCTTGTCCCACTTGTGGTAGGTTACAGTTTGATTTAGAATCAGTTGTTAAAGAAATAGAAGAATACACAAAGAAAATGGATTTTCCTTTAAAAGTTGCCATCCTTGGTTGTGCAGTAAATGGTCCAGGAGAAGCTAAAGAAGCAGATATTGGAATTGCTGGCGGAAAGGGTACTGGAATTATTTTTGAAAATGGTAAGATAATTAAAAGTGTTAAAGAAGAATTATTGGTACCTGAACTAAAAAAAATAATAGATAAAAAACACAAAGAATTTATGGAAAACAAAAAGGGATAA